ATATCGGTACTACGATTAACAATATCGCCGGCGACACGTCAGCACCCTTCACGGACGCAAATGGTGACGGCATCCGGTATGTGCGCACCAATGACCGGACGCTTGCGGTCAGCGATTCCTCCGCTCAAGGCATCGGCTCCACCGCGGTCGGATATGACGCCACCGCCATTGCGGACAACTCTCTCGCCCTGGGCCGGGACAGCCAAGCGACGATCGACGGCGGGGTAGCGCTTGGCTCCGGATCGATTTCCGATCGGGCCCTGGCGCCTGCGACCGGCCAGATCAGTGCCGGCCCGACGAACTTCATCGAATATAACACCACCGACAAGACGCTCCTGGGGGCGGTATCGGTTGGCACCAATACCTCATACCGGCAGATCACCAATGTCGCGGACGGCACGAGTGCCCAGGACGCGGTCACCATTCGCCAGCTCCAAGGCGCCATCGCCTCGGTCGCAGTGACGCCGAGCCAGTATTTCCATGCCAATTCGACGGCCGGCGATTCGCTGGCTGTCGGGGCCGAATCGATTGCTGTCGGTCCTACGACCGTCGTCAACGGTGACAACGGCATCGGCATCGGCAATGGCGCGATCGTCGATCAGCTAGCACCGGGCGGCACGGCCATCGGTCAGAACGCACATGTCATGTTGGCCGACGGTGTTGCGCTCGGCACGAATTCGACGGCGGCAGGCGTTCAGTCCGTTGCGCTCGGTGCGGGCGCAACGAGCAACCACATCAACAGTCTCGCGCTTGGTGCGCAATCGATCACCACGGTGGGCGCGCAGACGAACTACGCCGGCTTTGGCCTTGCCGCCTTGCAGAACTCGGCCGGCGAGGTGTCCTTCGGCTCGTCCGGGGCCGAACGCAAGCTGACCAATGTCGCAGCCGGTTCGGCTGATACCGATGCCGTTAACGTCAGCCAGCTCAAGGGCCTCGGCACCAACATCACCAATCTGATCGGCGGAGGCACGACGATCAACCCGGACGGCACGGTCACCGGCCCGACCTACAACATCCAAGGTGGCAGCTATACGACCGTCTATGATGGCTTCACGGCCGTCGACAATGCCCTCACCAACATCGCCAATGGCGGCGGTATCAAATACTTCCATTCCAATTCGACGCTGGCCGACTCCATTGCCTCAGGGACTGACAGCGTCTCGATCGGTCCTGAAAGCGTGGCGAGCGGGACCAACAGCCTGGCTGCCGGGCACGGGTCGACGGCGACCGGTACGGGCGCGGTCGCGCTCGGCCAGGGCGCGCAGGCGAACAACGCAAACGATGTCGCTCTCGGTTCGGGTTCCGTAACGGAAGCTGCCGTGGGTACGTCGGGGACCACGATTCGGGGCACGCGGTACGACTTTGCGGGAACCGCGCCGGTCGGGACGGTCAGCGTCGGCGCAGATGGCGCGGAAAGAACGGTGACAAACGTTGCGGCCGGGCGCATTTCCGCCGACAGCACCGACGCCATTAATGGTTCCCAGCTCCACGCGACCAATACGGCAATCGAGGATTTACAGGGCGGCATTGGCAATATCAACGATAGTGCGGTCTTCTATGACCTCAACCCGGACGGCAGCAAGAAAAACAGCATCACCCTCCAGGGCGGCGACGTAAATGCACCGGTCGTCATCTCGAATGTCGGCAGAGGTGTCAGGGACACTGATGCGGTCAATGTCGCTCAATTGAATCAGAGCTCTGCCGATGCCAGGTCCTACACGGACAACCGTGCGAATTATGCCATTGATACCGCCAATGACTATACCGACCAAAAGTTCGGCCAGCTTAACCGGGAGATGGGCGGCATCCGTTCAGAGGCCAGGGCGGCGGCGGCAATTGGACTTGCCGCGGCATCACTTCGTTATGACGATCGCCCAGGCAAGCTGAGCGTGGCGATGGGCGGTGGCTTCTGGCGCAGTGAGGGCGCACTTGCCTTCGGTGCCGGTTACACCAGCGAAGACGGCCGCGTTCGCGCCAATCTTTCCGGTACGGTCGCCGATGGGGATGTTGGTGTGGGCGCCGGTCTCAGCTTCACTCTAAACTGAGGTCTGCATGTTCAGGAGAGCGGGTCCCGTTTCCTCGGTCTTCATAGCATGCCTTTTCTTGTACGGCCCGCAGGCGGCCGGACAGGAGGCAATCGCGTCCGGCTACCGAATCAGGCCGCCGGAAGTCGCGGTTCCAGATGGCGCAACGCTAGGCGAGTATCAGAGAATGATTAGACCGTTCGAGAATTGGACGCTGATCTGCGACGAAAATCTGAAAGCTCGACAAAGGGTCTGCAACGTCACTCAGACGATCGAAAACCAGGCAGGACAGCTCGCTTTCAGTTGGTCACTTGCCGCCACACCGGAAGGCAAGCCCTACATGATTCTGAGGACCGCACCGGTTGCCAAGAGCGATGGCGTCGTCTCGTTGAAATTCGAAGGCCGGAAAGAGCCGGTAACAGTCCAGCTCGACGGATGCAATCAGGCTGTCTGCATCGGAATGCTGCCGGTCGGCCCCATCATGCGCGAGCAGATCTCGAAGAACTCGGCATCAACGGTGTCCTATTCGATAAGGGACGGGAGAACCGTCAGCGTAACCGCAACCCTCAGGGGCCTTTCCATGGCCGTTGAGGCGATCAATTAACGGAGGCATTTCACGATGGACCAGCAGTCGATTCATGATCGGATAATGTCTCGCAAGAGAAGCGGCGTCGCTGCGGACCGGGAAGATGACGGGGAGAGGCCGCAGCGGAGCTGGCTGAAAACGACAGCCCTGTCGCTGCTCGGTATCGCCGTCGTCGGCGCCGCCGGGTACGCTGCAGGGCGCTATGAAGCAATCGGGAATTTCCTGTCGCAGCCGGCAATCGCAGAAACGAATGAAGCCGCTTCGACGCCGGCCGATACGCCATTTCTTCAGCACGCCAAAAAGGCAGGTCTTCAAGCTTGCTCCAACGTCTTTCCGGGCTTGGGAGCACTACTGACGAACGGCTCGCAATACGCCGTGCAGTCGACCTGGAATCTCAAAACACCGGACAAGCACGCGGTGCAGGCCCTTGTGGGCATGAATTACGCCACGGACGGATACAGCGGCGCGGCTGCAGGTGTCGTTATCGCAGCGCCGACCGGTTCACTTTGTGAAGGAGCGATGATCCGGGTGGCACCGTTCGCAACTCCATGCGCCGATATGCCGGCCATGCTTCCGAAGGGAAGCAGGCTCACCAACAATCTCGCACAGATCAGTGTCTACGAGCTTCCCGACAACGGTGGCAATGCGATGCTGCTGCCAACCGGCAGCGGCTGCGCCGTTATTTCGGTGGCGTCGGCAACAGGAACACAAGGAGATGGGAAATGAGATTGGGTTTTGCCTTTGGTGCGATTTGCGTGGCGTTGGTCCCGATGGCGCATCTGGGGGCGGCCGATCTTCCCATGACTGCTGGTGTGCCGGTCCCACCGCCACAAGAGGAGCGCGGCATCTGGGGAGCGATCGCCTATTCAGAGACCGACGAAAAGCACGGGTTCTTTTGGGGTGCCGATAAGCGGCAGGAGGCGATGGATACCGCTCTCGCCCACTGCCACAATGCCAACGGCAAGGGATGCGTCGTCGTCGAGGTGTTTCGCAACCACCGACACTGGGATGACGATGACAATACCGGTTTTCCCTATCGCCATTGCGGCGTGCTCGCGATCGGTGAGCAAAAGGAAAGCCGCATCAGGCCCTGGAGCGCAAAATCCGCACCGACTCGCGACGAAGCGGAGGACCTGGCCGTCCAGGCGTGCGAAGCGTCGGGGACGCAATGCAAGGTTCGTGAATGGGTGTGCACATGATTCTCCAAGTAAGGGACGGGGTTGCGCAGTCCGTCCAGGGCGCCGCTCGCCAACCAACTGAGGAAAAGCAGCATCGTGTCGACGAGATGCGACCGATCTCAGACAGAAGGAATGGACCCTTGCCAATCGCGATATGCGGGTTAGTGAAGTACCTAGGTGTTTAGTCCCGGCATTTGATGGATAGGATCGATGATGAATCGATCTGGCTCGGAAGTCCACCTTTTGCAGATGAACTCGTAGGGGGTGAGGCCCTTTAGTGTCTTGAGCCTGCGCCCAAAATTGTAGGCGTCGATGAAGTCGGCGAGATGCTTTTTCAGTTGTGCGTGATCGTCGTAGTGGAAGCGCTTGACAGTCGCTTCCTTGATCGTCCGGTTCATCCGCTCGACCTGCCCATTGGTCCATGGGTGCTTAACCTTTGTCAGGCGATGCTCG
This Rhizobium leguminosarum DNA region includes the following protein-coding sequences:
- a CDS encoding invasion associated locus B family protein; its protein translation is MFRRAGPVSSVFIACLFLYGPQAAGQEAIASGYRIRPPEVAVPDGATLGEYQRMIRPFENWTLICDENLKARQRVCNVTQTIENQAGQLAFSWSLAATPEGKPYMILRTAPVAKSDGVVSLKFEGRKEPVTVQLDGCNQAVCIGMLPVGPIMREQISKNSASTVSYSIRDGRTVSVTATLRGLSMAVEAIN
- a CDS encoding DUF4189 domain-containing protein gives rise to the protein MRLGFAFGAICVALVPMAHLGAADLPMTAGVPVPPPQEERGIWGAIAYSETDEKHGFFWGADKRQEAMDTALAHCHNANGKGCVVVEVFRNHRHWDDDDNTGFPYRHCGVLAIGEQKESRIRPWSAKSAPTRDEAEDLAVQACEASGTQCKVREWVCT